A single Vigna radiata var. radiata cultivar VC1973A chromosome 8, Vradiata_ver6, whole genome shotgun sequence DNA region contains:
- the LOC106771452 gene encoding uncharacterized protein LOC106771452 — translation MTTTRKTSRRTLKFFTLIIFHFLIIKGSCECSLNNINIGTARSGRVIGGQPEWNVTVINNCSCQQSQIKLSCKGFQSSESIDPSILSKEGDNCILISGNPMKGFDTVNFSYAWDPPFFLFPSSSVIGPCT, via the exons ATGACAACAACAAGGAAAACATCAAGAAGAACattgaagttcttcactttaATCATCTTCCACTTCCTTATCATCAAAG GGTCCTGCGAATGTTCCTTGAACAACATCAACATAGGCACAGCAAGAAGTGGTAGAGTAATAGGAGGGCAACCAGAGTGGAATGTTACTGTGATCAACAATTGTTCTTGCCAACAGAGTCAGATAAAGTTATCATGCAAAGGGTTTCAAAGCTCAGAAAGTATTGACCCATCAATTCTTTCCAAGGAAGGTGATAACTGTATCCTCATCAGTGGAAATCCCATGAAGGGTTTTGACACAGTCAACTTCTCTTATGCCTGGGATCCTCCCTTTTTCTTGTTCCCTTCAAGCTCTGTCATAGGTCCTTGCACATAG